The following proteins are co-located in the Phocoena phocoena chromosome 1, mPhoPho1.1, whole genome shotgun sequence genome:
- the PODN gene encoding podocan, with product MARSGALLLLLLLPLQLQLGPGLAVRAPVFGRSGAHSLSPEENEFVEEEPVLVLSPEEPGRGPPTIDCPRDCACSQEGVVDCGGIDLREFPGDLPEHTNHLSLQNNQLEKIYPRELSRLNRLETLNLQNNRLTSRGLPEEAFEHLINLNYLYLANNKLTLAPRFLPNALISVDFAANYLTKIYGLTFGQKPNLRSVYLHNNKLADAGLPDNMFNGSSNVEILILSSNFLRHVPKHLPPALYKLHLKNNRLEKIPPGAFSELSNLRELYLQNNHLTDEGLDNETFWKLSSLEYLDLSSNNLSRVPAGLPRSLVLLHLEKNAIRSVDADVLTPIRSLEYLLLHSNQLRAQGIHPRAFQGLKRLHTVHLYNNALERVPGGLPRRVRTLMILHNQITGIGRDDFAATYFLEELNLSYNRITSPQVHRDAFRKLRLLRSLDLSGNRLRTLPPGLPRNVHVLKIKRNELAALARGALAGMAQLRELYLTGNRLRSRALAPRAWADLAGLQLLDIAGNQLTDIPERLPESLEYLYLQNNRISTVPANAFDSTPNLKGIFLRFNKLAVGSVVESAFRRLKHLQVLDIEGNHEYGDVSKDRGRLEEEEQEEDEERGHWPRSGVLSGTLGEALGKAREIRSPSSPHQAPQEHLLVGDPLALDPLAPPPRDDGPLEPFCSTCLSLLIRSQTHADTTPAHTTQLHIILQTSHSRPTPNTAITP from the exons ATGGCCCGGAGCGGGGCGCTGCTGCTCCTGCTGCTGTTGCCGCTGCAGCTGCAGCTGGGACCGGGGCTCGCCGTGAGGGCCCCTGTGTTTGGCCGAAGTGGAGCCCACAGCCTGAGCCCTGAAGAGAATGAATTCGTGGAGGAGGAGCCGGTGCTGGTCCTGAGCCCTGAGGAGCCGGGGCGCGGCCCGCCCACCATCGACTGCCCCCGAGACTGTGCCTGCTCCCAGGAGGGGGTCGTGGACTGCGGCGGCATCGACCTGCGCGAGTTCCCGGGGGACCTGCCTGAGCACACCAACCACCTGTCCCTGCAG AACAACCAGCTGGAGAAGATCTACCCCAGGGAGCTCTCCCGGCTGAATCGTCTGGAGACCCTGAACCTCCAGAACAACCGCCTGACTTCCCGAG GGCTCCCGGAGGAGGCATTTGAGCATCTGATCAACCTCAATTACCTGTACCTGGCCAATAACAAG CTGACCTTGGCACCCCGGTTCCTGCCAAATGCCCTGATCAGTGTGGACTTTGCTGCCAACTATCTCACCAAGATCTACGGGCTCACCTTTGGCCAGAAGCCAAACttgag GTCTGTGTACCTGCACAACAACAAGCTGGCGGACGCCGGGCTGCCGGACAACATGTTCAATGGCTCTAGCAACGTGGAGATCCTCATCCTGTCCAGCAACTTCCTGCGTCACGTGCCCAAGCACCTGCCACCTGCCCTCTACAAGCTGCACCtcaag AACAACAGGCTGGAGAAGATCCCACCAGGGGCCTTCAGTGAGCTGAGCAACCTGCGTGAGCTGTACCTGCAGAACAACCACCTGACTGATGAGGGCCTGGACAACGAGACCTTCTG GAAGCTCTCCAGCCTGGAGTACCTGGATCTGTCCAGCAACAACCTGTCGCGGGTCCCGGCAGGGCTGCCGCGCAGCCTGGTGCTGCTGCACCTGGAGAAGAACGCCATCCGGAGCGTGGACGCAGACGTGCTGACCCCCATCCGCAGCCTCGAGTACCTGCTGCTGCACAGCAACCAGCTGCGCGCACAGGGCATCCACCCGCGGGCCTTCCAGGGCCTCAAACGGCTGCACACGGTGCACCTGTACAACAACGCGCTGGAGCGCGTGCCCGGCGGCCTGCCCCGCCGCGTGCGCACCCTCATGATCCTGCACAACCAGATCACCGGCATCGGCCGCGACGACTTTGCCGCCACCTACTTCCTGGAGGAGCTCAACCTCAGCTACAACCGCATCACCAGCCCGCAGGTGCACCGCGATGCCTTCCGCAAGCTGCGCCTGCTGCGCTCCCTGGACCTGTCAGGCAACCGGCTGCGCACGCTGCCGCCCGGGCTGCCGCGCAACGTGCACGTGCTGAAGATCAAGCGCAATGAGCTGGCCGCCCTGGCGCGCGGGGCGCTGGCCGGCATGGCCCAGCTGCGGGAGCTCTACCTCACGGGCAACCGGCTGCGCAGCCGGGCCCTGGCCCCCCGTGCCTGGGCCGACCTCGCTGGTCTGCAG CTGCTCGACATCGCCGGGAATCAGCTCACGGATATCCCCGAGAGGCTCCCCGAGTCGCTCGAGTACCTGTACCTGCAGAACAACAGGATTAGTACTGTACCCGCCAATGCCTTTGACTCCACACCCAACCTCAAGGGGATCTTTCTCAG GTTTAACAAGCTGGCCGTGGGCTCTGTGGTGGAAAGTGCCTTCCGGAGGCTGAAGCACCTGCAGGTCTTGGACATAGAAGGCAACCATGAGTATGGTGATGTTTCCAAGGACCGGGGCCGGTTGGAAGAGGAAGAGCAGGAGGAGGACGAGGAAAG AGGACATTGGCCGCGGTCAGGTGTGCTGAGTGGGACCCTAGGAGAGGCCCTGGGAAAGGCCAGAGAGATCCGAAGTCCCTCCAGTCCACACCAGGCCCCCCAGGAGCACCTCCTAGTGGGTGACCCGCTGGCTCTGGACCCCCTGGCACCTCCCCCTCGG GATGACGGACCGCTGGAGCCTTTCTGCAGCACGTGCCTGAGCCTT CTCATCCGCAGCCAGACACATGCAGACACCACACCCGCACACACCACACAGCTGCACATCATCCTCCAAACGTCCCACTCTCGCCCCACACCCAACACCGCCATCACTCCCTGA